A stretch of DNA from Petrotoga sp. 9PWA.NaAc.5.4:
CTTTTCCAAATTCAAAGATTTTGGCAACGTTAACTTCTTTGGCTTTCTCTAAAATCACATTTTTTGGTGAATCTTCTATGTCTCCTAAAACTACATAATTGTTCTTTTTTAAAATGCCTGCTTTTTCGAATGCTATCTTTTCTAAAGAATCTCCTAAGGTTTTTACATGATCTTTTGAAATAGTTGTTATAACTGAAACATCAGAATCAACAATATTTGTAGCGTCCAATCTTCCACCTAATCCAACTTCTAATACGGCTAAATCTACTTTCCTATCGCTGAAATATTTAAAAGCCATGGCAGTTATTATCTCAAAAAAAGATGGTGAAAAATCTTCGCCTTTTTCGTCCATCTTTTTTATCTCTTCTTCTATATCAAAGTATGTTTGAACGAACTCTTTTTCAGAAATATTTTGACCATTTATTCGAATTCTTTCGTTTATACTTACCAAATGTGGAGAAATAAAAGTACCAACTTTTAATCCTTGATTTATGAAGATATCGGACACTGCTTTGGTAACACTACCTTTGCCATTAGTACCGGTAATATGGATTATTTTAAAAGAGTTTTGGGGATTTCCTATTCTTTGGGTGAGTTCCTTGATTCTTTCTAAACCTAATTTAACTTTAAAATTAGCAGATCCTCTTTGGTAGAGACTGTCTATTAAGTTTAAAAACTCCATTCAATTTAACTCCTTTATTAATTTTTCTAATTTTTTATACTGGTGCTGCTTTTCTTCTAACTCATTCTTAACATTTTCAACAACGTCTGGATCCGCTTTTTCAAGAAAATCTCTGTTTGATAATTTTTTATTCAATTTTTCAATATCACTTGACAATTTTTCTACCTTTTTAGAAAGTCTTTGTTTTTCTGTATTTATGTCTATATACTTCCCTAAAGGTACGTAAACTTCTATGTTTTCATCAACATAGGCAGTAGCAGAATTATCTGGTTTTGATCCTACTTTTGAAATATTTTCAATAAAACCTAAATTTATTATCTGTTGGATATTTCTTTCCAACCAATCGTTATCTTCTTTTAGAACCTTATAATTTATTTCTAATTTTTGAATCAGTGGGATATTCATTTCTGCTTTTACATTTCTAATTTCTTTAATTACTTCCATAATTTTTTCGAATTCTTTAGCTTCATTATCGAAAATCTGTTCTTCTTTAAATTCGGGCCATTTTGCTATGATTAGTAGTTCGGAATCTTTGGGTATAGGTAACTTTTGCCATAATTCTTCTGTTATATATGGCATAAAAGGATGGAGTAATCGGAATGAACGATCAAAAATTTCTACAAGTATGTTTTGTACTACTAACTTATCTCTTCCTTCTTGATTTAATCGGTTTTTAACTGCTTCTATATACCAATCACAAAGCTCGTTCCAAAAAAATTCGTACAATCTTTTGGCTGCTTGATTGAATACATAATTTTCTAAATGGTTAGAAACTTCAATTATAGTATTGTTTAACTTTGTTAAAAGCCATTTGTCTTCTATTTTTAAATCTTCTTCTTTTATTTCAATGGGTTCGTAACCATCTAAGTTTAGAAAAACGAATCTTGAAGCATTCCAAATCTTATTGGCAAACTTCCTGTATGAATCAAAGAATCTTGCATCTAATTTTATGTCTCTTCCCTGGGCAGCTAAAATAGCCAAGGTAAATCTAACGGGGTCTGTACCATAATCGTTTATAACCTCTAAGGGGTCTATTCCATTTCCTAAAGACTTCGACATCTTTCTACCATATTTATCTCTTATAAGCTGGTGCAAATAAACATCATGGAAAGGAACATCTCCCATGAACTTTTCTCCCATCATGACCATTCTTGCTACCCAAAAGAATATTATATCAAATCCTGTCATTAATAAATTGGTTGGATAAAACTTTTTCAAATCTTCTGTTTCCTGAGGCCAACCTAAAACAGAAAACGGCCACAGTGCCGATGAAAACCACGTGTCAAGTACATCATCATCTTGTTTTATATTTGTTGAGCCACATTTTTCACACTTTTTAATATCGGTGACAGAAACATTAACATACCCACAATCTTGACAGTACCAAACAGGTATCCTATGTCCCCACCAAAGTTGCCTTGATATACACCAATCTCTTATTTCATACATCCAGTTCAAATAAACCTTTTTCCATCTTTCAGGATAAAACTTTATCTCATCGTTTTCGACAACTTCTATAGCCTTTTTTGCCAAAGGATCCATTTTAACAAACCATTGGTCTAAAAGTAAAGGTTCCACAACGGTATTACATCTATAACAGTGTCCTACAGCATGTTTATAATTTTCTTCTTTTTCTAAAAGGCCTTGTGCTTTTAGATCTTCAACAATTTGTTTTCTTGCTTGATATCTGTCAAGCCCTTTATAATTTAACCCGTTCTCGTTAATTTTAGCCTTTTCATCTATAACTTGAATTTTTTCTAAATTGTGTCTTAAACCTATTTGATAATCGTTAGGATCATGTGCAGGAGTAACTTTTACAACACCTGTTCCGAATTGTGGATCAACATAAGGATCGACAATTATTTTGAGTTTTCTTCCCACTAAAGGCAAAATTACAGTTTTGCCTACCAACTCTTTATATCTTTCATCAGAAGGGTTAACTGCTAAGGCTGTATCTCCTAACATCGTTTCTGGTCTTGTCGTGGCAACTATTACAAATCCTTCTTCGTTTTCTAAAGGATATTTTATATACCATAATTTACCCACTTCTTCTTCGTGTTCGACTTCATCATCGGCAAGAACAGTCCCGCATGTTGGGCACCAATTGACGATATATTTGCCTCTATAGATTAATCCTTCATTGTATAAAGAAACAAAAACTTGTCTGACTGCTTCATTTAGGCCTTCATCCAAGGTAAATCTTTCTCGGCTCCAATCTACAGATGCTGCTAACGCACGTATCTGATCTCTTATATGAGCTCTATACTTGTTTGCCCAATCCCATACTATTTCTAAAAATTCTTCCCTTGTGTGGTCTTCCTTTCGCCAACCTTTTTCTTTCAAAAGATATTGTTCTACAACGTGCTGAGTTGCAATACCTGCATGGTCTTCTCCAGGAATCCATAATGTTTCGTAACCTTTCATTCGATAATATCTGACTATGATATCTTGAAGTGTGATATTTAAGGCATGACCCATGTGAATCTTACCTGTAATATTAGGTGGAGGAATAACTATGCTAAATTTTTCGTTGCCGGTTTTAGGTTCAAAGGCATTATTTTGTTCCCAAATGTTATACCATTTATTTTCAAGGTCATGGGGTTCATATCTTTTTCCTATATCCATTTATGAATCCTCCTAATTTTGTTTGTAGATGTGCAGGTTGTACATAAGGTCGAATTTCACACCTTTTCTTCGTTACTTTTTTCCTCTTCATAACTGTTTAACTGAGGCGTAGAATCTGAAGCTGTAATTTCCAAGGCCTCATAATTATTTTCGGATTTATTAACTTGATCATTTAATTTTTTGCTTCTTCTAAACCATTCAAAAGGCATATTTATCTCCCTTCTTTTTGACAGAACTCCTTCAAATGAAAATACTTCTTTGTATCTCATAGGTCTTTGAACAGCCTCTACATTACTTAAAAACATCACAGCTATAATACGCATAATAAATCCTATAATAAAAATTAGTTGAATCCCATAGTAAGAATCACCCAAAAGGTTAATCTGAATATTTTTAAGATAGTTTCCAAGTGTACCGCCTATTAGAGAAGCTATTATGGCTGCTATTCCCCCAACGAGTGCATTTGCTGCAATGTAACTCTCGGAAGGTTCCTTTGACAATTCTAAAAGTAAATTAAAAATAGCTATGTTTATAGCAGACCAGGCAAAGGCAGAAAGAATAGCATTTATAAAAAGAACACTTCTATAATTGTTCAATCCCATAAGAAAATACATTAAAGGGCTAAATGTTGAAATAAAAATCCCAAGAGTTAATACATTTTTACTTCCAAATTTATCCGCCATTGTTCCAAAGAATAAGTATACCATTATTGCAATTATACTGTTTAAAATGCTTATATATCCTAAATACGTCGGGTTAATATTTAATATTCCTACTTCGTAATATGAAAAATACGGTCTGGAAAATTCTATCGCTAAGTTCCATATAAAAATGAAAATGAGATAGTCTTTAAAGCTCTTATCTTTAAAAGGTTTGCTTATACTTATATTTACTTTAGGTATCTTATCTCCGCCTTCTGGGAACTCATGCTTCATCAATAAAAAAGCTGATAACAATGAGAAAGCAGCCATAAAAATTGAAACCCACAATAAACCCATTTTAAGATTTGGAGAATCCAAAAATTTTGAATAAACGAAAGTCATTACCATACCTGTTATAGACGAAAAAATGTTTCTTAGGGAAAAGTATCTCCCTCTTCTTTCTATAGGAACGACTTCTTTCATTAAAACAGTCCACGTGTTTCCAACAAAAGTTCCAAACAAAGAGAACAAAATAATCATGATCAATAGTATATACGGGTTTTTAACTTCAAAATAAATCAAAAAAGGTAGAACTACAAACAAACTTCTTGAAATAAAAGCA
This window harbors:
- a CDS encoding valine--tRNA ligase, producing MDIGKRYEPHDLENKWYNIWEQNNAFEPKTGNEKFSIVIPPPNITGKIHMGHALNITLQDIIVRYYRMKGYETLWIPGEDHAGIATQHVVEQYLLKEKGWRKEDHTREEFLEIVWDWANKYRAHIRDQIRALAASVDWSRERFTLDEGLNEAVRQVFVSLYNEGLIYRGKYIVNWCPTCGTVLADDEVEHEEEVGKLWYIKYPLENEEGFVIVATTRPETMLGDTALAVNPSDERYKELVGKTVILPLVGRKLKIIVDPYVDPQFGTGVVKVTPAHDPNDYQIGLRHNLEKIQVIDEKAKINENGLNYKGLDRYQARKQIVEDLKAQGLLEKEENYKHAVGHCYRCNTVVEPLLLDQWFVKMDPLAKKAIEVVENDEIKFYPERWKKVYLNWMYEIRDWCISRQLWWGHRIPVWYCQDCGYVNVSVTDIKKCEKCGSTNIKQDDDVLDTWFSSALWPFSVLGWPQETEDLKKFYPTNLLMTGFDIIFFWVARMVMMGEKFMGDVPFHDVYLHQLIRDKYGRKMSKSLGNGIDPLEVINDYGTDPVRFTLAILAAQGRDIKLDARFFDSYRKFANKIWNASRFVFLNLDGYEPIEIKEEDLKIEDKWLLTKLNNTIIEVSNHLENYVFNQAAKRLYEFFWNELCDWYIEAVKNRLNQEGRDKLVVQNILVEIFDRSFRLLHPFMPYITEELWQKLPIPKDSELLIIAKWPEFKEEQIFDNEAKEFEKIMEVIKEIRNVKAEMNIPLIQKLEINYKVLKEDNDWLERNIQQIINLGFIENISKVGSKPDNSATAYVDENIEVYVPLGKYIDINTEKQRLSKKVEKLSSDIEKLNKKLSNRDFLEKADPDVVENVKNELEEKQHQYKKLEKLIKELN
- a CDS encoding MFS transporter codes for the protein MVNNKKTLTISIFEAGSYNAFYIATQGFIFTTLAIYFNSSPFFISIMFSFPIIAQMFQIFSSQITKMYGSRKRSLIINAFISRSLFVVLPFLIYFEVKNPYILLIMIILFSLFGTFVGNTWTVLMKEVVPIERRGRYFSLRNIFSSITGMVMTFVYSKFLDSPNLKMGLLWVSIFMAAFSLLSAFLLMKHEFPEGGDKIPKVNISISKPFKDKSFKDYLIFIFIWNLAIEFSRPYFSYYEVGILNINPTYLGYISILNSIIAIMVYLFFGTMADKFGSKNVLTLGIFISTFSPLMYFLMGLNNYRSVLFINAILSAFAWSAINIAIFNLLLELSKEPSESYIAANALVGGIAAIIASLIGGTLGNYLKNIQINLLGDSYYGIQLIFIIGFIMRIIAVMFLSNVEAVQRPMRYKEVFSFEGVLSKRREINMPFEWFRRSKKLNDQVNKSENNYEALEITASDSTPQLNSYEEEKSNEEKV
- a CDS encoding folylpolyglutamate synthase/dihydrofolate synthase family protein; the encoded protein is MEFLNLIDSLYQRGSANFKVKLGLERIKELTQRIGNPQNSFKIIHITGTNGKGSVTKAVSDIFINQGLKVGTFISPHLVSINERIRINGQNISEKEFVQTYFDIEEEIKKMDEKGEDFSPSFFEIITAMAFKYFSDRKVDLAVLEVGLGGRLDATNIVDSDVSVITTISKDHVKTLGDSLEKIAFEKAGILKKNNYVVLGDIEDSPKNVILEKAKEVNVAKIFEFGKDFYFTNERYSLNKNLLDYYGINLVLENVLFKANGTFQMYNVSTSLATVEAFSQKMGIDLNIEKLRETLKNLYWEGRFDYSEINGKKLILDGAHNIAAAKEFDKSVKLYFPKEKKVALIGILDDKDYVSMAEIFSNIFDKIIVTTVPIERGKHPENVYEEFKKYNIELEFISDPIDAFNKLLSESADVYFVTGSLYLEGKIKEVLSTNLLPL